From the Priestia koreensis genome, one window contains:
- a CDS encoding YheC/YheD family protein gives MTMIYFDSVSGRWFHQTDQASFVWGQENKEISYSANNSSTCGFRVKNTAYNKIGPLIGVLTSPSVLNRMNDQPHQNILSLHQIVQKHGGLLVLFSLNNVTNSFIEGLIYNSGLSQWEPAILPFPDIIYNRYPNRKKEQTLLFQQRLTQLKKQQIPIINERFFSKWDVHQLFSEHPFLRRHVPYTTLFQGFDDLKSMLEDYHYVYIKPIHSSKGRGIASLTRTKDGAITYQNHYRTKSFPTLLELAKDTLTGYEGHLILQEGIESQTYNGNRFDIRLLAHKSHDQYIVSGIGIRQSLAQPLTTHVINGGQILSIDQVQKHVDIPMLQQIAQASGEALSKGYNLIGEFSLDIVPSLHNHYYVLEANAKPMIFDEEAIQESGSRNLYNLFCELTGFSP, from the coding sequence ATGACGATGATCTACTTCGACAGCGTCTCAGGTCGATGGTTTCATCAAACAGATCAGGCGTCTTTTGTATGGGGGCAGGAAAACAAAGAGATTTCATATTCAGCTAACAACTCCTCCACTTGCGGCTTTCGAGTAAAGAATACCGCATACAATAAAATAGGTCCTCTTATTGGTGTCTTAACGAGTCCATCTGTGCTGAATCGTATGAACGACCAACCGCATCAAAACATCCTATCTTTGCATCAAATTGTTCAAAAGCACGGCGGCTTGCTTGTGCTTTTCTCTTTAAACAACGTAACAAATTCCTTTATTGAAGGCCTTATTTATAACAGTGGACTATCACAATGGGAACCAGCGATTTTACCGTTTCCAGACATCATATACAACCGCTATCCAAATCGCAAAAAGGAACAAACATTGCTCTTTCAACAGCGGCTTACACAGCTAAAAAAACAGCAAATTCCCATTATAAATGAACGCTTCTTTTCAAAGTGGGATGTTCATCAATTGTTTTCCGAGCATCCGTTTCTACGAAGACACGTGCCTTATACGACTTTATTTCAAGGCTTTGACGATTTAAAATCGATGCTAGAAGATTATCATTACGTGTATATTAAACCTATCCACAGTAGTAAAGGTCGAGGCATTGCTTCACTAACTCGCACAAAAGACGGAGCGATTACCTATCAAAATCACTATAGAACGAAATCATTTCCTACTCTATTAGAATTAGCAAAGGATACATTAACAGGTTATGAAGGTCACCTCATCTTACAGGAGGGAATTGAAAGTCAGACATATAACGGAAATCGTTTTGACATTCGTTTGCTCGCTCACAAATCACACGATCAATATATTGTCAGTGGCATTGGAATTCGCCAGTCTCTCGCACAGCCGTTAACGACTCACGTTATAAACGGCGGTCAAATTCTGTCGATCGATCAAGTTCAAAAACACGTTGATATTCCCATGCTTCAGCAGATCGCACAGGCTTCAGGAGAAGCGCTCTCAAAGGGTTACAATCTGATTGGTGAGTTTTCTTTAGACATTGTTCCTTCCCTTCATAATCACTACTACGTACTGGAAGCGAACGCAAAGCCGATGATTTTTGATGAAGAAGCTATTCAGGAATCTGGCTCACGAAATTTATATAACCTTTTTTGCGAACTGACTGGATTTTCACCTTAA
- a CDS encoding amino acid ABC transporter permease — protein MFLLNNIFQDPEQLSNSWAIAKDSLGPMLEGAIKNTIPLAILSFIFGIILAVLTALARMSSSKILRGIARVYVSIIRGTPLLVQLSLIFFALPQLGIKIDPFPAAVIGFSLNVGAYASEIIRGSIQSIPQGQWEAAQSVGMSYWQTLRRIIFPQAARVSLPPLSNTFISLVKDTSLASVILVSEMFRKAQEIAAVTYEFLLLYGEAALIYWVLCFVLSLIQGSLENRFGRYLAK, from the coding sequence ATGTTTCTCCTAAATAATATTTTCCAAGACCCAGAACAATTAAGCAATTCTTGGGCAATTGCAAAAGACTCCCTCGGGCCAATGCTCGAGGGTGCTATTAAAAATACGATCCCGTTAGCAATTCTTTCGTTTATTTTTGGGATCATTTTAGCCGTCTTAACAGCTTTAGCCAGAATGTCGTCTAGTAAAATATTGCGAGGAATCGCCCGTGTGTATGTGTCAATTATTCGAGGAACGCCGTTACTCGTACAGTTGTCACTTATTTTTTTCGCTTTGCCACAGTTGGGTATCAAAATTGACCCATTTCCAGCTGCTGTTATTGGGTTTTCTCTTAATGTAGGAGCTTACGCTTCAGAGATCATTAGGGGATCAATTCAATCGATTCCTCAAGGCCAGTGGGAAGCAGCTCAGTCGGTTGGGATGTCTTATTGGCAAACGTTACGACGAATTATTTTTCCTCAGGCAGCTAGAGTATCTCTACCACCTTTATCGAATACGTTTATTAGCTTGGTCAAGGATACGTCTCTAGCATCCGTGATCTTAGTGTCAGAAATGTTTCGAAAAGCACAAGAGATTGCAGCTGTTACCTATGAATTTCTGCTTTTATACGGAGAAGCAGCCCTCATTTATTGGGTTCTTTGCTTCGTTTTATCGCTTATTCAAGGTTCACTTGAGAATAGATTTGGCCGTTACTTAGCGAAATAA
- a CDS encoding YheC/YheD family protein produces MITLGFLTIHKNQENTYATNIGRFASKHDVTYYRFTPFCIHPQTELVNGEKYDVDTDEWISCEFPLPSFIYDRCFYKNDSLSKRARPIVEWLKKRHDLTFLGYGLPDKWTVHQSLQEDGDISPYLPETTLVHSAKDVMELLMKKRRILIKPCNGSQGNGIIALTIERSGLCAHYHKGYEAVKKQFDRPEHLRTWLTRVVLHQPYLVQPYFHIHNQKGRPFDIRVLLQKNENGEWGQVGKGIRMGGDRSLVTNVSAGGEIVTFSEWSAKLPPRKRLFIEEELESICRLLPASLEKKVPSLFELGVDICTSHDGGVWLLDINSKPGRKTILHTQPESEDRLYEAPILYCKHLANSKTTVNKE; encoded by the coding sequence ATGATTACTTTAGGTTTTTTAACCATCCACAAAAATCAAGAAAATACCTACGCAACAAACATTGGAAGATTTGCTTCCAAACATGACGTTACCTATTACCGTTTTACTCCGTTTTGTATTCATCCACAAACAGAGCTAGTAAACGGTGAAAAATATGATGTTGATACCGATGAGTGGATTTCCTGCGAATTTCCGCTCCCATCTTTCATTTATGATCGCTGCTTTTATAAAAACGATTCCTTATCAAAACGAGCACGCCCAATCGTAGAATGGTTAAAAAAACGTCATGACTTAACGTTCTTAGGCTATGGACTGCCTGATAAATGGACGGTTCACCAGTCTCTTCAGGAGGATGGTGATATCTCCCCTTACTTGCCTGAAACAACGCTCGTCCATTCAGCGAAAGACGTGATGGAGCTACTGATGAAAAAGCGGCGTATTTTAATTAAGCCATGTAACGGATCACAAGGAAACGGAATTATTGCCTTAACAATAGAGAGAAGCGGATTGTGTGCTCATTACCACAAAGGTTATGAAGCGGTGAAAAAACAATTTGATCGACCAGAACACCTTCGAACTTGGTTAACAAGAGTGGTTCTCCATCAGCCTTACCTCGTTCAGCCCTATTTCCACATTCATAATCAAAAGGGCCGTCCGTTTGATATTCGGGTATTGCTTCAGAAAAATGAAAACGGAGAATGGGGGCAAGTGGGCAAAGGCATTCGAATGGGCGGAGATCGTTCTCTCGTCACAAACGTCAGTGCTGGTGGTGAAATTGTAACCTTTTCAGAATGGTCAGCAAAGCTCCCTCCTCGCAAACGACTGTTTATTGAAGAAGAATTAGAAAGTATTTGCCGACTGCTTCCTGCGAGCTTGGAAAAAAAGGTACCGTCCCTCTTTGAACTTGGCGTCGATATTTGCACCTCACACGACGGGGGTGTATGGCTACTCGACATTAATTCAAAGCCAGGACGCAAAACCATTCTTCATACCCAACCCGAATCAGAAGATCGCTTATACGAGGCACCTATTTTATATTGCAAGCATCTCGCCAATTCAAAAACGACTGTAAATAAGGAGTAG
- a CDS encoding amino acid ABC transporter ATP-binding protein codes for MISIQGLHKSFGELEVLKGMNLEIPKGKVVVLIGPSGSGKTTFLRCLNVLETPTNGRVTIGEKTLDFDRKTNKREVAAFRRLTGMVFQNYNLFPHKTALENVIEGPVIVKGESASKAKEKGKILLEKVGLGDKVDFYPSQLSGGQQQRVGIARALAMEPEVMLFDEPTSALDPELVGDVLKVMKDLAEEGMTMVVVTHEMRFAKDVADEVIFMDQGVIVERGAPSEFFANPKEERTRRFLNILEQ; via the coding sequence ATGATTTCGATTCAAGGACTGCATAAGTCATTTGGTGAGTTAGAAGTGTTAAAGGGAATGAATTTAGAGATTCCCAAAGGAAAAGTGGTCGTTCTCATTGGTCCTTCAGGCTCCGGGAAAACGACCTTTCTTCGCTGCTTAAACGTGCTTGAAACACCGACAAATGGTCGAGTGACAATCGGTGAAAAAACACTAGATTTCGATCGTAAAACGAATAAGCGTGAAGTTGCAGCCTTTAGAAGATTAACAGGTATGGTGTTTCAAAACTATAACCTATTTCCCCATAAAACGGCTCTTGAGAATGTAATTGAAGGACCTGTTATTGTAAAAGGAGAGTCCGCTTCAAAGGCAAAAGAAAAAGGGAAGATTCTTCTAGAGAAAGTAGGGCTAGGAGATAAAGTTGATTTTTATCCATCACAGCTTTCAGGTGGTCAACAACAACGTGTGGGAATTGCACGCGCACTGGCTATGGAGCCGGAGGTTATGCTGTTTGATGAACCTACATCAGCCCTAGATCCTGAGTTAGTTGGTGATGTGTTGAAGGTTATGAAAGACTTAGCTGAAGAAGGCATGACGATGGTGGTCGTAACACACGAAATGCGTTTTGCAAAAGATGTTGCTGATGAAGTGATATTTATGGATCAGGGCGTAATCGTGGAACGAGGCGCACCAAGTGAATTCTTCGCAAATCCAAAAGAAGAGCGCACGCGTCGCTTTTTAAATATTTTGGAGCAATAG
- a CDS encoding PucR family transcriptional regulator translates to MITQLQELFGDKLITATHPFDTHTYKWFTNGTSPYIGIEASSLSAEQEALLRIFLPEFQVADQHLSKEQQQWKILLFDQPNQLLKDTTSFSGIRFIHFSFKSPIQDQLEFEQALSGLYHTDVVILWESSVGGVLIEKLKEPDDPVHSISDVIDVLTSDFGSSMQFFEGQAYKLPFLAGQFFQQEKKWFMQSKEWFSTQRVFSMNKLLPFLLLQEASPLLKEQLSRVIDFIAEDEEMIHTIKTFLECNMNVSLTAKTLYMHRNSLQYRIDRFISRTGLDIKRFSEAITAYLAIMSIQRL, encoded by the coding sequence ATGATTACACAGTTACAAGAGTTATTCGGAGATAAGCTCATCACAGCTACTCATCCATTTGATACTCACACTTATAAATGGTTCACAAACGGTACAAGTCCCTATATTGGCATTGAAGCTTCTTCATTATCGGCAGAACAAGAAGCGCTACTCCGTATTTTTTTACCTGAATTCCAAGTTGCCGATCAGCACCTGTCGAAAGAACAGCAGCAGTGGAAAATACTGTTGTTTGACCAACCCAATCAGTTACTGAAGGACACCACTAGTTTCTCTGGTATACGATTTATTCACTTTTCGTTTAAAAGTCCGATCCAAGATCAGCTGGAGTTTGAGCAAGCTCTTTCTGGCCTTTATCACACAGATGTGGTGATTCTTTGGGAAAGCAGTGTGGGGGGCGTTTTAATTGAAAAATTAAAAGAACCTGATGACCCTGTACACAGCATTAGTGATGTCATTGACGTGCTGACCAGCGACTTTGGATCCTCTATGCAGTTTTTTGAGGGACAGGCCTACAAGCTCCCCTTTTTAGCAGGACAATTTTTTCAACAAGAAAAAAAATGGTTCATGCAGTCAAAGGAATGGTTTAGCACACAGCGAGTGTTTAGTATGAACAAGCTTCTTCCTTTTCTCTTACTGCAGGAAGCTTCTCCTCTGTTAAAAGAGCAGCTGTCTCGTGTGATTGACTTTATTGCAGAAGATGAAGAGATGATCCATACCATTAAAACATTTCTAGAATGTAACATGAACGTTTCTCTCACTGCTAAGACGCTATATATGCATCGCAACAGCTTGCAATACCGCATCGATCGCTTTATATCACGAACAGGATTGGATATCAAACGCTTCTCGGAAGCGATTACTGCGTACTTAGCCATCATGTCCATTCAGCGACTATAA
- a CDS encoding YlbF family regulator yields the protein MAVNVYDVAYDLEKAVRASEEYSNLKQAYQEVEADSSAKELFDKFRNIQLELQQKQMSGQEISQQEVEQAQQTVAFVQQNPKIAKLMESEQRMSTLIAEVNKIVMKPLEDIYGTVQQ from the coding sequence ATGGCTGTAAATGTATATGACGTAGCATACGATCTAGAGAAAGCGGTACGTGCAAGCGAAGAGTATAGCAATCTAAAGCAAGCATATCAAGAGGTAGAAGCAGATAGTTCTGCGAAGGAACTATTTGATAAGTTCCGCAACATTCAACTTGAATTACAACAAAAACAAATGTCCGGTCAAGAGATCTCTCAACAAGAGGTAGAACAGGCACAGCAAACTGTTGCATTCGTTCAGCAAAATCCAAAAATTGCAAAATTGATGGAATCTGAACAACGCATGAGTACGCTTATTGCTGAGGTAAACAAAATTGTGATGAAGCCGCTAGAAGACATCTACGGAACGGTTCAACAGTAA
- a CDS encoding Cof-type HAD-IIB family hydrolase, producing the protein MTYRLLALNIDGTILNSQGRLTKETKEAISYVKEKGVDVTLVTNRHFLSAKKFAKALKLPSSSLLVTHSGAFIGSSVDKPFVNKRISEDTTYAIVQMLEHFDCHIRIMHERFSIGNRVKLPNQLTSKNVLRSGEPLFYPLQFVDSLENTLYNEPVSTPKIEVFFANRREMERAEATVASAVKSVDWFSYPHEHRCYITTKGACKATGLRAVAQQLGIPMEDVVVIGNCHDDVEMVEQAGMGVAMGHAPNELKRVAKWITRSNNENGVAYMVKELFRKQHRIGYLYDLKTIK; encoded by the coding sequence ATGACTTATCGCTTATTAGCTCTCAATATTGATGGGACTATTCTAAATAGCCAAGGACGTTTAACAAAAGAAACAAAAGAGGCCATTTCTTATGTAAAAGAAAAAGGGGTGGACGTAACACTCGTTACCAATAGACATTTTCTATCTGCTAAGAAATTTGCTAAGGCATTGAAGTTACCTTCCTCTTCCTTATTAGTGACGCACAGCGGGGCCTTTATTGGTTCCTCAGTTGATAAGCCGTTTGTGAATAAACGAATCAGTGAAGATACCACGTATGCGATTGTACAAATGCTTGAGCACTTTGATTGTCATATCCGGATTATGCATGAGCGCTTTTCCATTGGAAACCGTGTGAAGCTTCCGAATCAATTAACGTCTAAAAATGTTCTACGTTCCGGTGAACCGCTGTTTTATCCGCTCCAATTCGTCGATTCGCTAGAAAACACGCTGTATAATGAGCCGGTATCTACCCCGAAAATTGAAGTGTTTTTTGCCAATCGACGTGAAATGGAGCGCGCAGAGGCGACCGTTGCTTCAGCAGTAAAATCAGTTGATTGGTTCTCATATCCTCATGAACATAGATGCTACATCACAACAAAAGGTGCTTGCAAAGCAACAGGTCTGCGTGCAGTAGCACAGCAACTTGGAATTCCGATGGAGGACGTTGTCGTAATTGGAAACTGCCACGATGATGTGGAAATGGTTGAACAGGCAGGTATGGGTGTTGCAATGGGGCATGCACCGAACGAGTTAAAAAGGGTGGCAAAATGGATTACACGCTCGAACAATGAGAATGGAGTCGCGTATATGGTGAAAGAGCTATTCCGAAAGCAGCACCGCATTGGCTACTTATATGACCTAAAAACGATTAAATAA
- a CDS encoding alpha/beta-type small acid-soluble spore protein: protein MANTNKLVVPGAEAALDQMKYEIAREFGVQLGADTTARANGSVGGEITKRLVQSAQQHLGGSYK from the coding sequence ATGGCAAACACAAACAAATTAGTAGTACCAGGTGCAGAAGCAGCTCTTGATCAAATGAAGTATGAAATTGCACGCGAATTCGGCGTACAATTAGGTGCTGACACAACAGCTCGCGCTAACGGTTCAGTTGGTGGAGAAATCACAAAACGCCTAGTTCAATCAGCTCAACAACACCTTGGCGGAAGCTACAAATAA
- a CDS encoding YheC/YheD family protein codes for MTTLFRLSIFEHEQDMVYLPREINTLFSHISFGGNCLCCSFYNGEKDEISVSSSLATKLLLPQMEKVHLFSHEETLHIGPLVGIFSAGFTGSLLRPIGGRSLFFAKLLSHVKSTGGSAFLFGTHHINWENGTINGYFYTEKGWSQQLIPFPHVVYDRLPNRRVEQYETFKLVKERLQKEYLIPWFNPGFFNKWSIYQLLQQEQSVQTYLPETLYAPSFDEIRDLIHRHQTVFLKPVNGSLGKGIIQIGYDSQENRYDCQYRLGTENMQRTFYQFDTLASHILSDLTLKDYLIQQGISLIRRHERKVDFRVHTNKNESGIWEMTAVAAKLSGRGSVTTHLKNGGIVQTLDELFASASKVKEIMAKLQTASLLISSVLESRMEELIGEIGFDFGIDDRGNVWLFEANSKPGRSIFSHPKLHHEDVRTQQLFLAYAKHLAEKSIQEPEVLYT; via the coding sequence ATGACGACTTTATTTCGTCTCTCAATTTTTGAACACGAACAAGATATGGTTTATCTTCCACGTGAAATAAACACCCTGTTTTCTCATATCTCTTTTGGAGGAAACTGTCTTTGCTGCTCCTTTTATAACGGCGAAAAAGACGAAATAAGCGTGTCCTCTTCGCTAGCAACGAAATTATTGCTTCCACAAATGGAAAAGGTTCATCTCTTCTCTCATGAAGAAACTCTTCACATTGGGCCGCTTGTTGGTATTTTTTCAGCAGGATTCACAGGATCCTTGTTACGCCCTATTGGTGGTCGTTCGTTGTTTTTTGCGAAGCTTTTATCACACGTTAAATCAACAGGAGGAAGCGCCTTTTTATTTGGCACCCATCATATTAACTGGGAAAATGGAACGATTAACGGCTATTTTTATACCGAAAAGGGTTGGAGCCAGCAACTAATTCCGTTTCCACACGTCGTCTATGATCGTCTCCCAAATAGACGCGTTGAACAATACGAAACGTTCAAGCTAGTAAAAGAACGACTTCAAAAGGAATACTTAATTCCATGGTTCAATCCTGGATTTTTTAATAAATGGAGTATTTATCAGCTTCTGCAACAAGAACAAAGCGTTCAGACCTATTTGCCTGAAACACTATATGCACCTTCCTTTGATGAAATTAGAGACCTGATCCACCGTCATCAAACCGTGTTTTTGAAACCAGTAAACGGAAGTCTTGGCAAAGGAATTATTCAAATCGGCTATGACTCACAGGAAAATCGCTATGATTGTCAATATCGACTGGGGACAGAAAACATGCAGCGAACGTTCTATCAATTCGATACCCTTGCCTCCCATATTTTAAGTGATTTGACTCTGAAAGATTATCTGATTCAACAAGGAATTTCCCTGATTCGTCGCCACGAACGAAAAGTTGATTTCCGCGTCCATACAAATAAAAATGAAAGTGGAATCTGGGAAATGACGGCAGTGGCCGCCAAGCTTTCAGGCCGAGGGAGCGTGACCACTCATTTGAAGAACGGGGGAATTGTTCAAACGCTTGATGAACTTTTTGCATCGGCATCGAAAGTCAAAGAAATAATGGCAAAGCTTCAAACCGCGTCTCTCTTAATAAGCTCGGTGCTAGAAAGTCGCATGGAAGAATTGATCGGTGAAATTGGCTTTGACTTTGGAATTGATGATCGTGGAAACGTTTGGCTCTTTGAAGCAAACTCTAAGCCTGGAAGATCTATCTTCTCACACCCGAAGCTTCATCACGAAGACGTACGAACTCAGCAGTTGTTTCTAGCCTACGCAAAGCACCTTGCTGAAAAAAGCATTCAGGAGCCTGAGGTTCTCTATACATGA
- a CDS encoding ABC transporter ATP-binding protein — protein MAELKLDNIYKIYDNKVTAVDDFNLHIQDKEFIVFVGPSGCGKSTTLRMIAGLEEISKGDFFIDGKRVNDVAPKDRDIAMVFQNYALYPHMTVYDNMAFGLKLRKFPKDEIERRVKDAARILGLEPYLERKPKALSGGQRQRVALGRAIVRDAKVFLMDEPLSNLDAKLRVQMRSEIAKLHQRLQTTTIYVTHDQTEAMTMATRLVVMKDGVIQQVGAPKEVYEKPENVFVGGFIGSPAMNFFTGTLKDGTLQLGDVSVSVPEGKMKVLRDQGYVGKEIILGIRPEDFHDEPLFIESSAGTKVTVTVDVAELMGAETMVYAQINGQDFVARVDARSEVKPGQKLDLALDLNKAHFFDAQTESRIRSEKE, from the coding sequence ATGGCAGAGTTGAAACTAGATAATATTTATAAAATTTATGATAATAAAGTAACCGCTGTAGACGATTTTAATCTACATATTCAAGATAAAGAATTTATCGTGTTTGTTGGTCCATCAGGGTGTGGGAAATCGACTACGCTTCGCATGATTGCAGGACTTGAAGAAATTTCAAAAGGAGATTTCTTTATCGATGGAAAACGCGTGAATGATGTTGCACCTAAAGATCGCGACATCGCCATGGTATTCCAAAACTATGCGCTATATCCTCATATGACGGTATACGATAACATGGCTTTTGGTTTAAAACTACGCAAATTCCCAAAAGATGAAATTGAACGTCGTGTAAAAGATGCAGCGCGTATTTTAGGATTAGAGCCATACCTTGAGCGTAAACCAAAGGCACTTTCAGGCGGTCAGCGTCAGCGTGTAGCTTTAGGACGCGCGATCGTACGTGATGCAAAAGTATTCTTAATGGATGAGCCGTTATCAAACTTAGATGCGAAACTTCGTGTTCAAATGCGCTCTGAAATTGCCAAGCTTCACCAACGCTTACAAACAACAACGATTTACGTTACCCATGACCAAACAGAAGCAATGACAATGGCAACTCGTCTAGTTGTTATGAAGGATGGCGTTATCCAACAGGTAGGTGCACCAAAAGAAGTGTACGAAAAGCCTGAGAACGTATTCGTAGGTGGATTTATCGGTTCACCAGCAATGAACTTCTTCACTGGAACATTAAAAGATGGTACTCTTCAACTTGGTGACGTATCTGTCAGCGTTCCAGAAGGAAAAATGAAAGTTCTACGTGACCAAGGATATGTAGGAAAAGAAATTATTCTTGGTATTCGTCCAGAAGATTTCCACGATGAGCCTTTATTCATTGAATCTTCTGCTGGAACAAAAGTAACGGTAACGGTTGACGTTGCTGAGCTGATGGGTGCAGAAACAATGGTATATGCACAAATCAACGGCCAAGATTTCGTAGCACGTGTTGATGCTCGCTCTGAAGTAAAACCAGGTCAGAAATTAGACCTAGCACTAGATTTAAACAAAGCACATTTCTTTGATGCACAAACAGAAAGCCGCATTCGTTCTGAAAAAGAATAA
- a CDS encoding YheC/YheD family protein, with amino-acid sequence MTMLKVLVDPIDAHISKAFVSKKLLEHLGNVEKALIRCGAEATSLTIEAFEAKTLQMKCSSTLLKQFHLPVQKQYLLFSVYDGELIVAPVITILTEVYTQEESPYFGSIHAFCEEFFHYCQHEGIFFYVCTTDSSKQGSEEWQGYVCTEEGNWELALVPRPHIVHNRIHSRKRERSEDFKQFVHVLEEQQIPYFNGHYLNKWEVYEGLSTVVHLHPHLPKTYQLSSKDTLIDVLANHPTVFIKPIHGSQGRNIFKVSQKDHSYFLDYTTFNQTLNKEYASFYDLFHALYHHLKKQGFIVQEAIELKADQHGRPFDFRLLCHRNKQGLWKVTSSVARISSEHTFVSNLAQGGAQIKALQLLKDLYDDKTALHLLLLMRELALDICQELSTNQSKIFGEFGIDLALDQEGHPWIIEVNTKPSKQLYQDANKVRPSTKALLEYCLYLFQASDC; translated from the coding sequence ATGACGATGTTGAAAGTATTAGTAGACCCTATTGATGCACATATCTCCAAAGCTTTTGTCAGCAAAAAGCTTCTGGAGCACCTCGGTAACGTGGAAAAAGCGCTTATACGCTGTGGAGCTGAAGCAACGTCGCTTACCATCGAAGCTTTTGAAGCAAAGACCCTACAAATGAAATGCTCATCTACGCTCCTGAAACAATTTCATTTACCGGTGCAAAAGCAATACCTATTGTTCTCGGTTTATGACGGCGAACTTATTGTTGCTCCTGTTATCACCATCTTAACCGAAGTATATACCCAAGAAGAGAGCCCTTATTTTGGGTCAATTCATGCTTTTTGTGAAGAGTTTTTTCACTACTGTCAACATGAAGGAATCTTTTTTTACGTTTGTACAACGGACAGTTCAAAGCAGGGATCTGAAGAATGGCAAGGTTATGTATGCACAGAAGAAGGTAACTGGGAGTTAGCGCTTGTTCCCCGCCCTCATATTGTGCACAATCGTATTCATTCGAGAAAGCGAGAACGCAGCGAGGACTTCAAGCAATTTGTTCATGTGCTTGAAGAACAGCAGATTCCCTATTTTAACGGTCACTACTTAAACAAATGGGAAGTGTACGAAGGACTCTCTACCGTCGTTCACTTGCATCCTCATTTGCCTAAAACCTATCAATTATCCTCAAAAGATACGCTCATTGATGTTCTAGCGAACCATCCTACCGTCTTTATTAAACCGATACATGGAAGCCAAGGGCGAAATATCTTCAAAGTTTCTCAAAAAGATCATTCATACTTTTTAGATTATACGACCTTTAACCAAACGCTGAACAAAGAGTATGCATCCTTCTATGACCTATTTCATGCACTCTATCATCACCTAAAAAAACAAGGCTTCATCGTTCAAGAAGCCATTGAGTTAAAAGCAGATCAACATGGAAGACCGTTTGATTTCCGACTTCTTTGTCATCGAAATAAGCAAGGACTATGGAAAGTAACGTCGAGCGTTGCTAGAATCTCCTCGGAACACACCTTTGTCTCAAACCTAGCTCAGGGTGGGGCTCAGATAAAAGCCTTACAGCTACTAAAAGACCTCTATGACGACAAAACAGCGCTTCACTTACTCCTCTTAATGAGAGAGCTAGCGCTCGATATTTGTCAGGAGCTAAGCACCAATCAGTCCAAGATCTTCGGGGAGTTCGGCATTGATCTAGCACTTGATCAAGAAGGCCATCCATGGATTATTGAAGTGAATACGAAGCCTTCAAAGCAACTTTATCAAGATGCAAATAAAGTGAGACCTTCTACAAAAGCTCTGCTTGAATATTGCCTTTACCTCTTTCAAGCATCTGATTGTTAA